The Halomonas binhaiensis nucleotide sequence TCTTGTCTATCTCTTGATTCAACTGAATCTGATTCAACTGCCATCTATTTCAACTGCTGTCTGATTCAGTTGATGTCTGACCCAACTGATACCTGACTCCGCCGAAATATCATTCAGCGGAGCCCCCGTTCAGCTGCCAGAAACTGATGCCAACCCACCCAGACAGTAGTACTTGGTTTCCAGGTACTCGTCGATACCCGTCGTGCCACCTTCCCGGCCCAGACCGGACTGCTTGACGCCACCAAAAGGCACGGGGGGTCCGGTCATCTTCACGGAATTCACCGATACCATGCCAAACTCGAGGCCTCGCAGCAGTTTCCAGATACGACGGATGTCATGGGTATAGACGTAGGCCGCCAACCCATACTCGGTATCATTGGCCAGCCGGATGACTTCATCTTCATCCGCATATGCCGTGATGCCAGCAACCGGGGAAAAACATTCTTCACGCCACACCCGCATTTTCGGGGTGACACCAGTAAAAAGCGTTGGCATGCAGAAATTTTCACCTGGAGCCTTCGCCTGATCACCACCGATCATGCTGGCTCCCTTGGAGAGCGCATCATCAATGATGCCAAGGGCATTCTCTACGGCACGACGGTGAATCAGTGGCCCCAGATCGGTCCCTTCTTCCAGCCCGTCACCGACCTTGAGTTCCAGCATGCGTGCAGCAAAATGCTCGACGAAGTCATCATGAATCGACTCGTGCACCAGGATGCGGTTCGCCGCCAGGCAGTCCTGTCCGGATGTCTGGAACTTGGCTGCCACCGCCGCTTCGGCGGCATCCTTCGGATCCATGTCCGGGCCAACGATGAAAGGCGCATTACCGCCAAGCTCCATGGACACACGCTTGACCGTGGCCGCAGATTGCTCAAGCAGCAGTCGTCCTACCCGGGTAGAACCGGTAAAGGACAGTGCCTTGATCCTTTCCTCGGCACACAGCAGGCTTGAAACTTCCGCGGCTTCGCCCAGCACGACATTGAAAATGCCGGCAGGAATACCTGCGCGCTCGGCAAGCTCTGCCAGGGCCAGGGCGGAGAATGGCGTCTCGTTGGCAGGTTTGACGATGACCGGGCATCCTGCCGCCAGGGCTGCCGCCGCCTTGCGCGTGATCATCGCCAGAGGGAAATTCCAGGGCGTGATCAGCAGAGCGATTCCCACTGGCTCCTTGATGGTGCCGAGTGCCGCATTGGGAATGTGGCTGGGCATGGTCTCGCCAAGGGCACGCTTGCCCTCCTCGGCAAACCAGCGCACAAAACTGGCGCCATAGTCCACCTCGCCGCGGGCATCCGCCAGCGACTTGCCCTGCTCATGGGTCATGATCTGAGCCAGATCCTCACGATGGGCCAGCATCAGATCATGCCAGGCCATCAGGTACTCGTATCGCTCGTCGGCACGCAATGCACGCCAGGCAGCAAAGGCCACATCCGCAGCGTCTACGCAAGCTCGAATCTGATGGGCCTCAAGCAGGGGGATATGACCAATGACCTTGCCATTGGCCGGATTGACGACCGGCGCTTCCCTGCCGCCATCAGCGTGGGTCCATCTGCCATCGACGTATGCGTACTGACGAAACAGCCGCGGATCATTGAGCTTCATCACAGCACCTCCTGACCACCTGGGCATCCGGCCCATAAAAAAGAATGATCGACGGCCCAGGAGATCCTCCGCAACCAGTCGATACCTTTATATTTTCTATGCCTTCATGCTAAGGGAGATGCGGGATAAGGACTTTTTGAACCAGCAGAAAGTAAAGGGTGTTTTTTTTGTTGCCTGCAAAGAAGTTAGATTTTTTTCTGGTGCCAGAGTATGAAGCAGGCCTCCAGCCGGACAACCCAACTGGAGGCCTGTAAATTCAAGAAAAATCCTCGACTCAAGGAGAATCACTGGTTCGAGGGCTTCGATTCAGGGAGCCTCGGTTCTGGGCGCCAGGTCTTCGACATCAAATCCCTGGCGCGGGGCCTTGACCGTCTTGGTGACGATGTAAGTGAAGTAACGTTCGATATCGGCATCAGAAGTCAGCCAGTTGTCTATCAGACGTTGATAGGCATCAATGGACTCAGCCTCAATCTTGATCAGGTAGTCGACACCGCCGCCTACCGCCACACACTCGGCGACAGCGTCAGTCGACTGAACCAAGGCTTCGAAACGCTGGAAGCTTTCAGCATTGTGCTGTTTCAACTCGACCTGCATCCACACCGGTGTCCGGTGCACCAGGACTCGAGGGTTGATCCGGGCACTGTAGCCTTCGATGATGCCTGCCTGCTCCAGGCGACGAACCCTCTCCCAGCAGGGACTCACTGAGAGATTGATGGACTCGGCCAGGCGCGATTTGGTGATGCGCCCATCCCGGGACAGAATCGAAAGTATCTTGAGGTCGTATCGGTCGAGTTTCATGACAAGATCAGTCCAGAGAGTCCACCACCTCGGCGATCACCGCGATGGTGTCCCCCATATTGACCTGGGCTGGAAAGCGTCGGGCAGCCAGCAGGCCATCACGTTGGGCTCGGTATTCCACCGGGACCGCTCCGCTGCGATTCATGTCATAGACCCGGGCAATCACATCACCTGTCTTGACTTCATCACCCAGCGACAGGGTCAGTTCCAGCAGGCCGGCATGCTCACTCTGCACATAACAGCTGGCGTCCGGCATATCCAGATAGACCTGTTTCTCGGGTAGCGTGAGTTCACCCTTCTTGAGGCCGAAATGGATCAGGAAATTGTCGATACCACGCTCGGTGAGAGCAATGCTCTCCGGTGTCGAGGTACCACCGCCCCCCAGTTCGGTGGCAACGAAGACCTTACCCTGACGCTCCACCGCTGTATCAAACAGCGCTTCTGCATCCAGCTCGAACATCACCATGGCATAAGGAGCACCAAATGCCTTGGCTCCCTGCAATGCCTGGTGCTGCTGGTCCTTGTCTTCCAGTACATGAGAGGCCGCGAAAGGAATGATATCCAGGGTGCGACCACCAGAATGCAGGTCCAGCACAACATCTACCATGGGCACCAGCTCACGGGTGAAATAGTCAGCGATCTTCTCGGTCACGCTGCCATCCGGGTCACCAGGGAAGCTACGATTGAGGTTGCCACCATCCATTGGCGAAGTACGTCGACCAGCATGGGCTGCCGGCGTATTCATCATCGGCACAATGATCACCCGGCCATGTACATCTTCGGCCTTCAATGAACAGGCTAGCTTCTGGAGCGCAGTAATGCCTTCATATTCATCACCATGATTACCACCCGTGATCAATGCCGTGGGACCCTCGCCATTGCTGACCACCGTGACGGGAATCATCACAGCACCCCAGGCAGATTCATCGTTGGAAATCGGCAGCTTCAGAAAACCGTGCTGCACGCCTTGGGCATCGAAGTCAACGGTGGCCGAGATTGGGCTCTTGCGCTTGCTCATGGTGTCTCCATCATTTGACAAACAGCTGACGCGGGAAATTGGCTAGAGGCTCCGCGCCATTTTCGGTGATCAGAATGCTTTCGGTGATTTCCAGCCCCCAGTCGTCCATCCACATGCCGGGCATGAAATGGAACGTCATGCCGGGTTGCAGGATGGTTTCATCCGAAGGGCGCAGGCTCATGGTCCGCTCGCCCCAGTCTGGTGGATAGCTGATACCGATGGGATAACCACAACGAGCGCCGCCACGGTCAAAGCCGTATTTGTCCATCGCCGCCCCCAGGGCCAGGGCAATGTCCGCCGTGCGGTTGCCGGGCTTGGCGATGGCCAGGCCATTCTCGATACCCTCAAGCAGTGCCGACTCACCCCGCACGAAGTCCTGGGGAGGAGTCCCGAGGAAGACGGTGCGTGACAGAGGGCAGTGATAGCGCTTGAAGCAACCTGCAATCTCGAAGAAAGTCCCCTCCCCCTTGCGAAATGGCGTGTCATCCCAGGTCAGGTGAGGGGCCGCAGCATCACTACCAGTAGGCAACAGCGGCACAATGGCAGGGTAATCACCGCCATGGGTATGGCCATCAGCGTCGGTCCAGCCCTCGATGCCGACTCGATAGATTTCCGAGACCAGCTTCGACTTGGGCAACCCAGGCTCGATCATCTCCAGAATGCGTGAATGCATACCCTCCACGATACGCGCAGCAACGCGCATGTAGGCAATTTCCTGTGGAGACTTGATTGCCCGGCACCAGTTGACCAGGGAGTTGGCATCTGCAAAACGCGCATGAGGCAACTCCTGCAACAGGCTCAGATACGCCTTGGCCGAGAAATAGTAGTTGTCCATTTCCATGCCCACGACGCCTTCGCACCAGCCGCGGTCCGGCATGATCGACTGGGCCAGGTATTCCATGGGATGCATGTCCGGATTCTGGACGTAGTAATCCGGGTAATAGGTAATGTTTTCCGGATCCATCCAGCAGGTGCGTAGTGCACCGTTGCTGTCTTGGCGACGGCCATACCACACAGGCTCACCTTCGAGCCCAAGCAGTACACACTGATGTACATAGAAGGACCATCCATCGTAGCCGGTCAACCAGGCCATGTTGGAAGGGTCGCTGACAATCAACACATCGATGCCACGCATGGCCATCTCAGTGCGCACCTTTTGCAATCGCTCGGCGTATTCCTCGCGAGTGAACGGCAGAGATACCTGAATCATGAAACCACTCACCACAATATCACCACGAAAACCCGGGCACTCACGACAAGGAGGCCCGGCGCGCCATTAAAACGACGTTGCCTCGTGAAGGCTTTCCCGTGCTTTGCCAGCCCCTTGCCGAACTTGGGTAGCGGTGCCTGGTCAGCTATAAATTGTCATGAACCACCAAACCAACATATCATGACAATATCGAGCCAATGTCGTTAGCTTGATACTAGCATTGCTACCAAGCCCGCAGTCAAAGGCTTTATTGAATCATGACAATTGATCTAAAACCCTATCTCGATGACCCTCAATCCGGCTGGCCACAGGGTGGAACGTCACTCTCGACACAACCCAAGTACCTGGCAATTGCCCGGGCCATGTCACGTGCCATTCACGCGGGAGAGTTGATTCCAGGCACTCGCTTGCCCACTCACCGTCAATTGGCCGAGCAACTCGGTGTCAGCGTGCAGACCGTGTCACGAGCTTACGCCCAGGCCGAGAAGATGGGACTGATCCAGGCCAGGATCGGTAGTGGAACCTGGGTCAATGCTCTCGACGATAATCGCGAATCAGCATATTTACGCGCACGAGAACCACATCCAGAAACGGCGATCATCGACCTTTCCATCGCGCATCCCGTCTGTCCCCCCTCCCACCACCTGCGCTTTCGGCAGGCACTGAGCCAACTTTCTGAAAACCTCCACCCGGAAGTCGTCACAGCCAACCGCCCGATTGCCGGACTCCCTCATCAACGAGAACAGGCCAGCCTGTGGCTGACTGAACGGCTGGGAATGCCTGGAGAGGCTGATGATCGCGTGCTATGCAACGGAGGTGCACACGCTCTCATGCTGGCGGTCTCCACCGTTGTCCAACACAGCGATCTGGTACTCACGGAAGCATTGACCGACCATGGCCTGATTGCGCTTTCCCGCACCCTGGGTTTCCAGTTGCGTGGTGTGCCTATCGATGAGCGAGGGGTCATACCAGATGCGCTGGATGCCGCCTGCGCTCGCTACAAGCCGCGTGCCGTGTGTCTGACGCCAACACAGCTCAACCCGACAGGGGCGACCATGGATGAGCAGCGCCGCAACGAAGTCGCCAGCGTCCTCGAACGCCATGGCGTATGGTTGATCGAGGATGATGTCCATGCCTTGCTGGAGCCAACGAAGTTGACGCCACTAAGTGCGCGTATTCCGATGCAGAGCTTCCACATCACCAGCCTGACCAAATCCACGGTGCCTGGGTTGCGAGTCGGCTACCTGACCGTACCGCGCAGCCAGCTCCATCACACCCTGCCACGCCTGCGCGCCACCAGTTGGATGGCGACCCCCTTGATGTTTGAAGTCGCTGCGCTATGGATCGAAGATGGAACGGTCGAGGACATGGCCAGCGCTCAACGGGAATTGCTCGCCGAACGCCAGATCCTCGCTGCACAGATCCTGCACCCACTACCCAAGATGGCACGTCCCTCCAGCCTTCATCTATGGTTACCCTTGCCCGGAGGGTGGCGTGCCGATGAGTTGCAGCAGGTAGCTGAGCAGGAGGGCTTGGCCATCACCACCTCGACACCTTTCATGGTCGAACAGACCGCCGCCCCCAGTTGCATCCGTGTAAGCCTTGGCGCGGAGCCTGAACTGGCCCGCCTGGAAGAAGGCCTCGAGCGCCTTGCCAAACTGCTGAAGGACGCACCGCCACCGATGATGCAGATGGTGTATTGAGACTGACATTCATTGAGACCGACACGAAGGAAACCCTGATGAAAGTCCTTGTTCATATCGATGATGCCCTGGCATGGCGTGATGCACTCAGCCAGCGTCTGATCGACCTGGGAGTAGAGAATGCCGAAGTGGTGACCAGTCAGGAGGCCTCCCGCGCCGAGCGAACAAGTGCCGACTATCTGGCCGCATGGAAGCCTGATGAAGCCTTGTTGCGTGACTGCACGAGTCTCAAGGGCATCATCAATCTCGGGGCTGGCGTCGATGCACTATTGGCCAATCCGGCACTGCCAGCAGGTGTACCCATCGTCAAACTGCGTGATGCCGGCATGGCTGAACTGATCGCCGATTACGTGCGCTATGGGCTATTGCACTTTCAGCGCGACTTCGATCGCTATGCTCGGCAGCAGGCCGAACGCCGCTGGCAACCTCTCGCCCTTGTCGACAAGCAGGATTGGCAGGTGGGTGTGCTCGGCCTGGGCGCCATAGGTGCCAAAGTGGCAAAGGCCATCGCCGCAGACGGTTTCCCTGTACTTGGCTGGAGCCGTTCCCCCAAGAACATTGAAGGCATTCAATGCCATCATGGCGAGCAAGGGCTCAACCAGCTTCTCGGACAAGTGAAAACACTGGTGCTGTTGTTGCCCGATACTCCCGACACCCAACATCTGATCAACGCCAGCACCCTGGCAAAGCTCCCAGCAGGCGCCAGCCTGATCAACCCTGGACGCGGTAGTCTGATCGATGAAACCGCTCTCATCGAAGCACTTGGTGCCCACGATGCCCCTGGCAGGCTGCGCGGAGCCTTGCTGGATGCCTTTGTCGTCGAGCCACTGGCCAACGACAACCCCCTATGGACACATCCCCGCGTCTTGATCACCCCCCACATGGCAGGTCCAACACCTCTGCGAGATGCTCGATCAGGCGATCACTGACAACCCCTGCAACGATGGATCTTCGTCAACGATGTACTGGATCAAACAGTGCTGGAACAGTTGTCTGATGCTGGCGTGAAGCTGGTTGCCTTGCGCTGTGCCGGCTTCAATAACGTTGACCTCGATACTGCCAGGCAGCTTGGCATTCAGGTCTGCCGAGTGCCAGCCTACAGCCCCCAGGCGGTTGCCGAGCACTGCGTCGCCATGATCCTGACGCTCAACCGCAAGACACACAAGGCTTATAACCGGGTACGCGAGGATAATTTCGATCTCAATGGTCTGCTGGGTTTCAACCTCTTTCGCAAGACAGTCGGTATCATCGGCTGCGGGCAGATCGGCCGTTCATTGGCCACCATCATGAAGGGATTCGGCTGTGAAGTTCTGGTCCATGACCCATATCCACAGCAAGGCGACTTCACCCAGGTGGAATTGCCGCAACTACTGGCGCAAAGCGACATCATCTCCTTGCATTGCCCGCTGAACAAGGCGACCTACCATTTGATCAGCGATGAGCAGTTCGCGCAGATGAAGGATGGCGTCATGCTCATCAACACGAGCCGCGGTGCTCTGGTCGATACCCACGCCTGCATCGCGGCGCTCAAGAGCCGCAAGCTCGGCTATCTTGGACTTGATGTCTACGAACAGGAATCTGGACTGTTCTTCCACGATCTCCGCGATACCATTCAGCTCGATGATGTATTCGCTCGCTTGATCAGTTTCCCCAATGTCCTCGTCACTGGACACCAGGGCTTTTTTACCCAGGAAGCCCTGCAGGAAATTGCCACGACCACCCTCGACAGCCTGGAAGCCTTCGGGCGTGGTGAGTCACTGGGTAAAAAAGCGCTGACAAGCTGAGACACCCACATATTAAAGACAAGGGCGCATCGCAGTGCGATGCGCCCTTGTTGGGTCCTGGCCAAACCGCCAACCAGGAGCTTGCCTAGTCTGTGCCAATTTTATCCTGAGTACGCAGCTCAAAGTCGCTGGCATCATGGCGCTCATGCAACTGCTCGGACAGCTCACCGAAGGTGCGGTTGACCATGCGCCCGCGTTTCACGGCAGGGCGTTCAGCAATATTGGCCGCCCAACGCTGCACATTCTTGTATTCATGCACAGCAAGGAACTCGCCGGCGCCATAATTGCGCCCTTCCACCAGCCCGCCATACCAGGGATAGATGGCAATATCCGCGATACTGTACTCGTCACCCGCCATGTAGGTGTTTTCAGCCAGATGGCGGTTGAGAACGTCAAGCTGACGCTTGGTTTCCATGGTGAAACGGTTGATCGGGTATTCGAATTTCTCCGGCGCATAGGCATAGAAGTGGCCAAAGCCTCCACCCACATAGGGTGCAGAGCCCATCTGCCAGAACAACCAGTTCAGGGCTTCTGTGCGGGCCTTGAACTCCCTGGGCAGGAAGGCACCGAATTTTTCAGCCAGGTACAGCAGAATGGAACCAGACTCGAACACGCGTACAGGCGTCTCACCGCTGTGATCCATCAATGCCGGAATCTTGGAGTTGGGATTGACCTCGACAAAACCGCTGCCGAACTGATCGCCATCACCGATACGGATCAGCCAAGCATCGTATTCGGCTCCCTCGTGCCCCTGGGCCAGCAACTCCTCGAGCATGATATTGACCTTCACGCCATTGGGTGTGGCCAAGGAATACAGTTGCAAGGGGTGCTTGCCTACCGGCAAGACCTTGTCATGGGTCGGTCCGGCAATCGGTCGATTGATACTGGCAAACTCTCCACCGTTGGGAGCTTCCCACTTCCAGACTCTCGGTGGCTGATACGATTGATCACTCATGATCTACCTCTCCTGGCTGATAAGAGCAAATACCTGGGTAACAAGCATTCTCTGCTCATCAAGGTTTGAGAAAAGCCAATAGTGTGCACTCAAAGCCGACCAGAGGCGTGCCATCCCGAACTATCTTGGAACGCAGCAATGCTCCCTGCCACCCTGCCAGAATGAAGCTCGCCAGAGCAGTCGCATCAATATCACGGCGAATGCTGCCGTCATTCTGGCCATCCTGCAGACAAGCCGCCAACTGTCGCTCCCGGCGCCGGCAGATGCTATCTAGTGCATCGCGAAGTACATCGCTGTGGGCCGACATCTCCTGGCCCAGATTGCCAATCAAGCAACCACGACGATGTTCGCATGCCACCATGTCAGCCTTCTTGGCAGCAAAGAATGCCTTTAGCCTCTCCAATGGCGCTGTACAGGAGTCTCCCAGCAGTGCCTGGATCGCCGCCTCATCGTCCGCCGCGGCAGCCTCGATCACCGCCAGCCCGAACGCTTCCTTGCTAGGGAAATAGTGGTAAAAGCAGCCCTTTGGCACCCCAGCTTCCTTGAGTACCGCATTGATGCCCGTGGCGTTATAGCCATGCTCGGCAATGAGGTTGGTACCGACCTCGATCAAGAGGTTTCGGGTAGAGGCTCTGGTCGTCATGAAAACCAAAATAGACCAGTCGGTCTACAAAGATCAAGCTGCAGGCAATGACAATCACCATTTCATAAAGAGCCGCGAGAAAACTCACGGCTCATGCCCTTTGCCCGGAAAAAGCCTCAAAGGAGCGCGTGGAACTGCCGCAACCATTCAGGATGCGCAGGCCATGCAGGTGCCGTAACGTAATGACCACAGGTCACGGCATCCGTCACTTCCAGGTCGACAAACTCACCACCCGCCAGACGTACTTCTGGAGCACAGGCAGGATAGGCCGAGATACGATGCCCCTCCAGAGGAGCTGCCGCAGCCAGCAACTGGGCACCATGACAGATGGCAGCAATGGGTTTTTCGCGGTCGACGAAATAACGCACCACTTCCAGCACCCGTTCGTCCAGACGCAGGTATTCAGGTGCCCTGCCTCCCGGAATCACCAGTCCATCGTAATCTTCGACGGTGATATCGGCGAAGGTCTCGTTGAGGGCAAAATTGTGCCCCGGCTTCTCGCTATAGGTCTGATCTCCCTCGAAATCGTGGATAGCTGTCTTGATCGTATCGCCTTCGCGCTTGTCGGGGCATACCGCATCGACGCGATGTCCCATGGCCTGCAGTGCCTGGAATGGCACCATGACCTCGTAATCTTCAACAAAATCCCCTGCAATCAATAACAAACGTGCCATGATCAACTCCTCCGAAATACTTGAAGATACACTGGGTCAAGAATCTCCCTGCCGTCATTCAGCGTACCCATTGAGGCAGCCTGCCGCCAGCCACTCTGGTATGCACAATGGAACCTTCCTCGAAGCTAGACCTCTGAGATGACAACTCTTCGATAGCGAAATAGATGACTGACATGTTTCCCACTTTCTTCTTTCGCCTCATGAGCAACGTCCGGGCTACCTGTCCAGGCCGCCTGTTCAGGAGGACCTCGCTGGCCACGGCCCTGCTGGCATTCAGCCTTGTCGCACTCCCTGTACTGGCACAGGCCAGCGCTCTACGCGCTTTCGATGCGAATTATCATTTATCCGTCGATGGCTGGCCGGATGCGAACATCCATCACTCACTGAAGCGTGAAGGCGATCACTGGCGCAGCAGCATGGAATCCTCTCTCGCCATCGCCAAAGGTCGGGAGAGTTCGCAATTCAGCGATAACGGCGACCAGCTCCGTGCACTCGGCTATCGCAGTGACTATCGTTTCCTGCGCATGGGCAAGGACTACTCTCTCAACCGTTCACAACTGACCAATCGCCCTGACCGCCAGACGGCCCTGGTGGAGTTATCCCGTCTTGCCCAGGAGCAGGACTGCCAGGATGGCTGCGAACTGAACTATGTCGACCACAAGGGCAGAAACGAGGATGGTGTCTGGCGGCGTGTTGCCGACATTCCTCTCCAGGTGGAC carries:
- a CDS encoding NAD-dependent succinate-semialdehyde dehydrogenase — its product is MKLNDPRLFRQYAYVDGRWTHADGGREAPVVNPANGKVIGHIPLLEAHQIRACVDAADVAFAAWRALRADERYEYLMAWHDLMLAHREDLAQIMTHEQGKSLADARGEVDYGASFVRWFAEEGKRALGETMPSHIPNAALGTIKEPVGIALLITPWNFPLAMITRKAAAALAAGCPVIVKPANETPFSALALAELAERAGIPAGIFNVVLGEAAEVSSLLCAEERIKALSFTGSTRVGRLLLEQSAATVKRVSMELGGNAPFIVGPDMDPKDAAEAAVAAKFQTSGQDCLAANRILVHESIHDDFVEHFAARMLELKVGDGLEEGTDLGPLIHRRAVENALGIIDDALSKGASMIGGDQAKAPGENFCMPTLFTGVTPKMRVWREECFSPVAGITAYADEDEVIRLANDTEYGLAAYVYTHDIRRIWKLLRGLEFGMVSVNSVKMTGPPVPFGGVKQSGLGREGGTTGIDEYLETKYYCLGGLASVSGS
- a CDS encoding Lrp/AsnC family transcriptional regulator; this translates as MKLDRYDLKILSILSRDGRITKSRLAESINLSVSPCWERVRRLEQAGIIEGYSARINPRVLVHRTPVWMQVELKQHNAESFQRFEALVQSTDAVAECVAVGGGVDYLIKIEAESIDAYQRLIDNWLTSDADIERYFTYIVTKTVKAPRQGFDVEDLAPRTEAP
- the doeB gene encoding N(2)-acetyl-L-2,4-diaminobutanoate deacetylase DoeB; translation: MSKRKSPISATVDFDAQGVQHGFLKLPISNDESAWGAVMIPVTVVSNGEGPTALITGGNHGDEYEGITALQKLACSLKAEDVHGRVIIVPMMNTPAAHAGRRTSPMDGGNLNRSFPGDPDGSVTEKIADYFTRELVPMVDVVLDLHSGGRTLDIIPFAASHVLEDKDQQHQALQGAKAFGAPYAMVMFELDAEALFDTAVERQGKVFVATELGGGGTSTPESIALTERGIDNFLIHFGLKKGELTLPEKQVYLDMPDASCYVQSEHAGLLELTLSLGDEVKTGDVIARVYDMNRSGAVPVEYRAQRDGLLAARRFPAQVNMGDTIAVIAEVVDSLD
- the doeA gene encoding ectoine hydrolase DoeA (DoeA (degradation of ectoine A) is also called EutD (ectoine utilization D).), with amino-acid sequence MIQVSLPFTREEYAERLQKVRTEMAMRGIDVLIVSDPSNMAWLTGYDGWSFYVHQCVLLGLEGEPVWYGRRQDSNGALRTCWMDPENITYYPDYYVQNPDMHPMEYLAQSIMPDRGWCEGVVGMEMDNYYFSAKAYLSLLQELPHARFADANSLVNWCRAIKSPQEIAYMRVAARIVEGMHSRILEMIEPGLPKSKLVSEIYRVGIEGWTDADGHTHGGDYPAIVPLLPTGSDAAAPHLTWDDTPFRKGEGTFFEIAGCFKRYHCPLSRTVFLGTPPQDFVRGESALLEGIENGLAIAKPGNRTADIALALGAAMDKYGFDRGGARCGYPIGISYPPDWGERTMSLRPSDETILQPGMTFHFMPGMWMDDWGLEITESILITENGAEPLANFPRQLFVK
- a CDS encoding PLP-dependent aminotransferase family protein, whose translation is MTIDLKPYLDDPQSGWPQGGTSLSTQPKYLAIARAMSRAIHAGELIPGTRLPTHRQLAEQLGVSVQTVSRAYAQAEKMGLIQARIGSGTWVNALDDNRESAYLRAREPHPETAIIDLSIAHPVCPPSHHLRFRQALSQLSENLHPEVVTANRPIAGLPHQREQASLWLTERLGMPGEADDRVLCNGGAHALMLAVSTVVQHSDLVLTEALTDHGLIALSRTLGFQLRGVPIDERGVIPDALDAACARYKPRAVCLTPTQLNPTGATMDEQRRNEVASVLERHGVWLIEDDVHALLEPTKLTPLSARIPMQSFHITSLTKSTVPGLRVGYLTVPRSQLHHTLPRLRATSWMATPLMFEVAALWIEDGTVEDMASAQRELLAERQILAAQILHPLPKMARPSSLHLWLPLPGGWRADELQQVAEQEGLAITTSTPFMVEQTAAPSCIRVSLGAEPELARLEEGLERLAKLLKDAPPPMMQMVY
- a CDS encoding 2-hydroxyacid dehydrogenase, encoding MKVLVHIDDALAWRDALSQRLIDLGVENAEVVTSQEASRAERTSADYLAAWKPDEALLRDCTSLKGIINLGAGVDALLANPALPAGVPIVKLRDAGMAELIADYVRYGLLHFQRDFDRYARQQAERRWQPLALVDKQDWQVGVLGLGAIGAKVAKAIAADGFPVLGWSRSPKNIEGIQCHHGEQGLNQLLGQVKTLVLLLPDTPDTQHLINASTLAKLPAGASLINPGRGSLIDETALIEALGAHDAPGRLRGALLDAFVVEPLANDNPLWTHPRVLITPHMAGPTPLRDARSGDH
- a CDS encoding 2-hydroxyacid dehydrogenase, which encodes MFVNDVLDQTVLEQLSDAGVKLVALRCAGFNNVDLDTARQLGIQVCRVPAYSPQAVAEHCVAMILTLNRKTHKAYNRVREDNFDLNGLLGFNLFRKTVGIIGCGQIGRSLATIMKGFGCEVLVHDPYPQQGDFTQVELPQLLAQSDIISLHCPLNKATYHLISDEQFAQMKDGVMLINTSRGALVDTHACIAALKSRKLGYLGLDVYEQESGLFFHDLRDTIQLDDVFARLISFPNVLVTGHQGFFTQEALQEIATTTLDSLEAFGRGESLGKKALTS
- the yghU gene encoding glutathione-dependent disulfide-bond oxidoreductase; this translates as MSDQSYQPPRVWKWEAPNGGEFASINRPIAGPTHDKVLPVGKHPLQLYSLATPNGVKVNIMLEELLAQGHEGAEYDAWLIRIGDGDQFGSGFVEVNPNSKIPALMDHSGETPVRVFESGSILLYLAEKFGAFLPREFKARTEALNWLFWQMGSAPYVGGGFGHFYAYAPEKFEYPINRFTMETKRQLDVLNRHLAENTYMAGDEYSIADIAIYPWYGGLVEGRNYGAGEFLAVHEYKNVQRWAANIAERPAVKRGRMVNRTFGELSEQLHERHDASDFELRTQDKIGTD
- a CDS encoding TetR/AcrR family transcriptional regulator — translated: MTTRASTRNLLIEVGTNLIAEHGYNATGINAVLKEAGVPKGCFYHYFPSKEAFGLAVIEAAAADDEAAIQALLGDSCTAPLERLKAFFAAKKADMVACEHRRGCLIGNLGQEMSAHSDVLRDALDSICRRRERQLAACLQDGQNDGSIRRDIDATALASFILAGWQGALLRSKIVRDGTPLVGFECTLLAFLKP
- a CDS encoding DJ-1/PfpI family protein; the encoded protein is MARLLLIAGDFVEDYEVMVPFQALQAMGHRVDAVCPDKREGDTIKTAIHDFEGDQTYSEKPGHNFALNETFADITVEDYDGLVIPGGRAPEYLRLDERVLEVVRYFVDREKPIAAICHGAQLLAAAAPLEGHRISAYPACAPEVRLAGGEFVDLEVTDAVTCGHYVTAPAWPAHPEWLRQFHALL